Proteins encoded within one genomic window of Arachis ipaensis cultivar K30076 chromosome B08, Araip1.1, whole genome shotgun sequence:
- the LOC110265435 gene encoding uncharacterized protein LOC110265435 encodes MSLAFLQLVVLGQIFRLDRNLPSFHVISPDPTTWGAIEYPPTVPFRPDRDDDTPIWCLYWLQHDGNFNPALLPKKLNEGKVRMRTATNIVNSETNQNKLEVKVNSEMAWREVLRTVA; translated from the exons ATGTCTCTTGCCTTCTTGCAGCTTGTCGTGCTTGGCCAGATATTTAGACTTGATAGGAACTTGCCAAGTTTCCATGTGATCTCTCCGGATCCTACTACTTGGGGGGCCATAGAATACCCACCCACAGTTCCATTCCGTCCAGACAG GGATGATGATACTCCAATTTGGTGCTTGTATTGGCTACAACATGATGGCAACTTCAACCCTGCCTTACTTCCGAAGAAG CTTAACGAAGGCAAAGTTAGAATGAGGACTGCAACAAACATTGTGAATTCAGAAACCAATCAGAACAAGCTGGAAGTCAAAGTCAACAGTGAAATGGCGTGGCGCGAAGTTCTTCGCACTGTTGCCTAG
- the LOC107613339 gene encoding protein yippee-like At5g53940, whose amino-acid sequence MGRVFVVELEGRSYRCKFCKTHLALADDLISRAFHCRRGKAYLFNNAVNFTMGVLEERMMLSGLHTVADIFCCCCGQIIGWKYESAHEKSQKYKEGKFVLERGRIVDEIDFSTEFYIDTRASMSDGED is encoded by the exons ATGGGAAGAGTGTTTGTGGTGGAGCTTGAGGGAAGATCTTATAGATGCAAGTTCTGCAAAACTCACTTGGCCCTTGCTGATGATCTCATCTCTCGG GCATTTCATTGCCGGAGGGGAAAAGCATATCTCTTCAACAATGC TGTGAACTTCACAATGGGTGTACTAGAGGAAAGGATGATGCTTTCAGGACTGCATACCGTGGCTGATATTTTTTGCTGTTGCTGTGGTCAAATAATTGGTTGGAAATAT GAATCGGCGCATGAGAAGAGCCAAAAGTATAAAGAGGGAAAGTTTGTTCTTGAAAG AGGGAGGATTGTTGATGAGATTGATTTCTCCACTGAATTCTACATCGACACCCGTGCCAGCATGAGCGATGGCGAAGATTAG
- the LOC107610785 gene encoding cyclic nucleotide-gated cation channel beta-1-like: MAKLTMKEKSQQFIEYKEGSRVSNREKAPHQTAEVETIIIEETNGEATDQGEEDKEKGKKVDKDLKEQKKDKDKIEDEEESQLQKNQKKWKRMAREAPLRITCQKTKEPEQNKKRKEEDTEMEDREMGGSSKRYQARSKNTQAEAAGQPCQIP, from the coding sequence ATGGCAaagctaactatgaaggaaaAGAGCCAGCAATTCATAGAATACAAGGAAGGAAGCAGAGTCTCAAACAGGGAGAAAGCACCACATCAAACAGCAGAGGTTGAAACCATTATCATCGAAGAGACGAACGGAGAGGCTACAGATCAGGGGGAAGAagacaaagaaaaaggaaagaaagtagATAAGGATTTAAAAGAACAGAAGAAGGACAAAGATAAAATAGAGGACGAGGAGGAATCTCAActtcagaaaaatcaaaagaaatggaagaggatggcAAGAGAAGCTCCACTAAGAATAACATGCCAGAAAACTAAAGAGccagaacaaaataaaaagaggaaagaagaagacaCAGAAATGGAGGACAGGGAGATGGGAGGCAGCAGCAAACGCTACCAAGCAAGGAGCAAAAATACACAGGCAGAGGCTGCAGGGCAGCCCTGCCAAATCCCATGA
- the LOC107610787 gene encoding uncharacterized protein LOC107610787 — MEEIRHEIEEENIRTRSNVTEEEEEVLEYEEEDIEEGAKKCNHSLVGKLVTDKNINPTWVQTAMFNIWRRPEGFKMVEIKPKLFQFFFHKEIDMRRVLKGNPWMFRNSWLLIKKWERRVNPSETDFSRTEIKLQIWNMPEHCKTTTLGRKIAARVGEVMECNVFSAGPGKGNFLKASVMIRIEDPLKEGLNMGSKRDGLTKVEFKYERLPTFCYFCGRIGHDVANCEIAEAEEEHTSSSKKGLGA, encoded by the coding sequence ATGGAAGAAATAAGGCATGAAATCGAAGAGGAAAATATAAGAACAAGATCAAATGTaacagaagaggaagaagaagtcttggaatatgaagaagaagacataGAGGAAGGTGCAAAGAAATGCAATCACAGCCTAGTAGGAAAGCTGGTGACAGACAAGAACATCAACCCAACATGGGTCCAAACGGCTATGTTCAACATTTGGAGAAGGCCAGAGGGCTTTAAGATGGTAGAGATCAAGCcaaaactttttcagtttttctttcaTAAGGAAATAGATATGAGAAGAGTTCTGAAAGGAAACCCATGGATGTTCCGAAATTCATGGCTACTGATCAAGAAATGGGAAAGAAGAGTAAACCCATCAGAAACAGATTTTTCTAGAACAGAAATTAAACTTCAAATATGGAACATGCCAGAGCATTGTAAGACAACAACTTTAGGAAGAAAAATCGCTGCTAGGGTGGGAGAAGTCATGGAATGCAATGTATTCTCAGCGGGTCCAGGAAAAGGAAACTTTCTTAAAGCATCAGTCATGATAAGGATAGAGGATCCACTGAAAGAAGGCTTAAACATGGGGAGTAAGCGAGATGGTTTAACAAAGGTGGAGTTCAAATATGAAAGGCTGCCCACATTTTGCTACTTTTGTGGCAGGATCGGACATGATGTAGCAAACTGTGAGATAGCAGAAGCAGAAGAAGAGCACACCAGTAGTTCAAAAAAAGGGCTGGGAGCCTGA
- the LOC107610788 gene encoding splicing regulatory glutamine/lysine-rich protein 1-like, translating to MGTGQDGLSVGSCRGRRWRRTARGGNRFQKRQGSLHGFLSRTHQIPPVHSHERRPFGGTGSDSARIIQELRHRVQNLEREVASRERHQPAPRQERSLSLQRRGRSPRRSRSRHTPSPRSESKSQDKSREVPRRRRDPVIYTRPLTRNTVEENREDSRERPRRRRPPVIMGATPFHHSILEVRLPKHFDKPTDMRKHLTTKPVWTMQEIQNVAREYINDEEVSQVVAANKRQPAYNHTRQPGSGERPRKYSKDGALAKAFKSFPRVGKFTNRDSARNTSNRIPLLGGPNHGFLGKR from the exons atgGGGACGGGCCAAGATGGACTTTCTGTTGGGTCCTGTAGAGGCAGACGATGGAGGCGAACTGCACGGGGAGGAAATCGTTTCCAGAAGCGGCAGGGTAGCCTCCATGGCTTTCTCTCGCGAACGCACCAGATTCCCCCTGTGCACTCCCATGAGAGGCGACCCTTTGGAGGAACAGGTAGTGACAGCGCCAGAATAATACAGGAGTTGCGCCACAGAGTGCAAAACCTGGAGCGGGAGGTGGCTAGCAGAGAACGCCACCAACCAGCTCCAAGGCAAGAGCGTTCCCTATCTCTTCAAAGGAGAGGAAGAAGTCCCCGAAGGAGCCGCTCCAGACACACCCCGAGCCCCCGATCGGAGTCAAAAAGCCAAGACAAAAGTAGGGAGGTGCCAAGAAGACGACGAGATCCTGTAATTTACACCCGACCTCTGACAAGAAATACCGTGGAGGAAAACCGAGAAGACAGCAGAGAAAGACCAAGGAGAAGGCGACCACCTGTAATCATGGGGGcaacccctttccaccattcgatCCTTGAGGTTCGGCTTCCGAAGCACTTCgataagccaacggacatgag GAAGCACCTCACCACCAAGCCCGTGTGGACAATGCAAGAAATCCAAAACGTCGCTAGGGAGTATATCAATGATGAGGAGGTTAGCCAGGTCGTGGCAGCCAACAAGCGGCAGCCAGCCTACAACCATACCCGTCAACCCGGTAGCGGGGAAAGGCCAAGGAAATACTCCAAAGACGGAGCTCTAGCCAAAGCTTTCAAGTCGTTCCCCCGGGTAGGGAAGTTTACCAATCGTGACTCTGCACGTAACACAAGCAACCGAATCCCCCTCCTGGGTGGACCCAATCATGGATTTCTTGGAAAAAGGTAA